Proteins encoded together in one Armatimonadota bacterium window:
- a CDS encoding class I SAM-dependent rRNA methyltransferase yields the protein MIHGAVRLKPGREKKIRSFYPWVQREEVSGVTGDPTSGALVKLESAAGELLGIATYDKSSRFTARLLSRDDVPIDGVFFERKLREALALRDPEGWRTNAFRALFAEADGVPGLIVDCYANHLAVQIRTLAMELLKPVWLPVLQEVLQAESIYERSEMAGRKEESLEPKTGPLWGETPDIVEIEEAGLRFLVPIKGGLKTGFYIDQRDNRRKLGERVRPNQKVLDLFCYTGAFSAVASRAGAQVLGVDILPETADLARRNLKLNGLEGTIETANAFEYLESAEPGAWDWILLDPPAIAKARDKRDSLKWAVWKLVFNALPALKPGGRLLVCSCSYQMGLTELGETARLAANDRGCKLIVEDVSVQPPDHPYLLQFPESLYLKCLWLRKCG from the coding sequence TTGATCCACGGCGCCGTTCGGCTCAAGCCCGGCCGCGAGAAGAAGATCAGGAGTTTCTACCCATGGGTCCAGCGCGAGGAGGTATCCGGCGTCACCGGCGACCCGACATCGGGCGCCTTGGTGAAACTGGAGAGTGCGGCCGGCGAGCTCTTGGGGATTGCCACCTATGACAAAAGCAGCCGCTTCACCGCTCGGCTCCTGAGCCGAGACGACGTGCCCATCGACGGAGTTTTCTTCGAGCGCAAGTTACGCGAAGCGTTGGCCCTGCGCGATCCGGAGGGTTGGCGAACCAACGCCTTTCGCGCCCTGTTCGCCGAGGCCGACGGGGTCCCGGGCCTGATCGTGGATTGCTATGCGAACCACCTGGCCGTGCAGATTCGAACGCTTGCGATGGAACTGCTGAAGCCCGTCTGGCTCCCGGTCCTTCAGGAGGTACTCCAAGCCGAGAGCATTTATGAACGCAGCGAGATGGCGGGCCGCAAAGAGGAGTCTCTGGAGCCCAAAACCGGGCCGCTCTGGGGCGAGACTCCCGATATTGTAGAAATCGAGGAGGCAGGGCTTCGATTCTTAGTGCCGATCAAAGGTGGCCTCAAGACAGGCTTCTACATCGACCAGCGCGACAACCGGCGCAAGCTCGGCGAGCGGGTGCGGCCCAACCAGAAGGTGCTCGACCTTTTCTGCTACACGGGAGCATTCAGCGCGGTGGCCTCGCGAGCCGGTGCACAGGTGCTGGGTGTGGACATTCTGCCTGAGACCGCCGACCTGGCCCGCAGAAACCTCAAGCTCAACGGTCTGGAAGGGACCATCGAAACCGCCAACGCCTTTGAGTACCTGGAGTCCGCAGAGCCAGGGGCTTGGGACTGGATCCTCCTCGACCCTCCCGCCATCGCCAAGGCCCGAGATAAGCGCGATTCTCTGAAGTGGGCGGTGTGGAAGCTCGTGTTCAACGCCTTGCCCGCCCTGAAGCCCGGAGGACGCCTGCTGGTCTGCTCCTGCTCTTACCAAATGGGCCTCACCGAGCTTGGCGAGACCGCCAGGCTCGCGGCCAACGATCGCGGCTGCAAGCTGATCGTCGAGGACGTCAGCGTCCAGCCGCCAGACCACCCCTATCTCCTCCAGTTCCCCGAGAGCCTCTACCTGAAGTGCCTTTGGCTGAGGAAGTGCGGCTAG
- a CDS encoding glycosyltransferase family 2 protein, whose amino-acid sequence MGEREAVAGRVSVVVPVYNRLNLLGQTLESVQRQSCDDLEILVVDDSSQEDAEGYVRGFAAQDRRVTYLLHSPNGGIAAAKRYGASHATGEFLQFLDSDDLMHRDKVAVQVAALRADPTLDITVCQTSIFTLKPGDGPKLWNTFTGESPIDKMCQGEIPWQDGAPVYRAASYWRFGGHQAHLRRAEDRELAMRLLTLGCRYRLMPHLLLFYRLSGINQESAARWGDPVVSMADLYLMGLENLERNGELTDSRRAAIAACLFRLASRLWKAGKTEDAAKVLEEVGRCGIPSQDSAGCLDLAAALRSGGQVGEASFEMLKARGYDASGRRAWWNAHRVFEEPLEPPPKQRRYGSAPPASPGAGQGGLQ is encoded by the coding sequence ATGGGCGAGCGCGAGGCGGTTGCGGGAAGGGTCTCGGTGGTGGTGCCGGTCTACAACCGGCTGAACCTTCTGGGCCAGACCCTTGAGTCGGTGCAGCGGCAGAGCTGCGACGACCTGGAGATCCTCGTCGTGGACGACTCTTCCCAAGAGGACGCCGAGGGCTATGTGCGGGGCTTCGCCGCTCAAGACAGGCGGGTGACCTATTTGCTCCATTCGCCGAACGGCGGCATCGCGGCGGCGAAGCGGTACGGGGCGAGCCATGCCACCGGGGAGTTCCTGCAGTTCCTGGATTCGGACGACCTGATGCATCGTGACAAGGTCGCCGTACAGGTTGCCGCGCTTCGGGCCGACCCGACTCTGGACATCACGGTGTGTCAGACCTCCATCTTTACGTTGAAGCCCGGAGACGGCCCCAAGCTCTGGAACACTTTCACAGGTGAGTCTCCGATTGACAAGATGTGCCAGGGTGAGATTCCGTGGCAAGACGGCGCCCCGGTCTATCGCGCGGCATCCTACTGGCGCTTTGGCGGGCATCAGGCGCACCTGAGACGTGCCGAGGACCGGGAGCTGGCGATGCGGTTGCTCACTTTGGGTTGCCGGTACAGGCTGATGCCTCACCTGCTGCTCTTCTACAGGCTCTCGGGCATCAACCAGGAGAGCGCCGCGCGGTGGGGCGACCCCGTGGTTTCGATGGCCGATTTGTACCTGATGGGGCTCGAGAACCTGGAGCGGAACGGCGAATTGACCGACTCGAGGCGTGCCGCGATTGCTGCTTGCCTCTTTCGCCTGGCTTCAAGGCTATGGAAAGCGGGAAAGACGGAGGATGCGGCCAAGGTGCTGGAAGAGGTCGGCCGATGCGGCATTCCTAGCCAGGACTCAGCGGGCTGCCTCGATCTTGCGGCGGCTTTGCGTTCCGGTGGGCAGGTGGGGGAGGCCTCTTTCGAGATGCTGAAGGCGCGAGGCTACGATGCTTCTGGCCGGCGGGCATGGTGGAACGCACACCGCGTGTTTGAAGAACCCCTGGAACCGCCACCCAAGCAACGACGGTATGGGTCCGCTCCCCCAGCCTCGCCGGGAGCAGGACAAGGC